Proteins from one Mycoplasma sp. Pen4 genomic window:
- a CDS encoding Mbov_0397 family ICE element conjugal transfer ATPase produces MLQAKPLKRNQFKIFRNMSWFDMIVFLIFALSDFIICFFGFPHLNIAYRVLISVMFIPLIMSLFLTVKDTSYKVYQMLWIWIKYESSKKKFKDDEINDLMVFTEIDNDGVLATNKLSKNKEFYARLLKLHGNSIFKYDKYNQEQLLEELTKGISTIKTPINIIKINSKNDFKENIFYADEALKKFKDKKSQIYLNALKSDLELFENQKYQVYYILVYGESETALIENTQNVKTAFENVNFLIEEQDQIQTLLFYSNFYDLDKSQPEIELKTLNARTDRVNIREILDINSIEFSSNNFKVNDKYHSMQGIKEFDYEVDNGWLNTIYDSDSNVFISISPLSQTVAEKLLESSNRKIGAQAYERTQHFLRDKKNQYEYEIFNQLTENIVKNQTKPLLDVGVYLLNTALKENDLNEIEKVNESNAKKENIKLGKFNFEQFKCWNQSQIPPTDFLNTSIQALPELIAFGWPWNLELLNDHNNFILGTQKNDGSPVFFDLFHRDGYRRNSNAIIIGTSGSGKSTFSMKLLNYMHYAKSQIIIIDPQDEYVDLCKNVSGQYIDIKNDSKTIINPLEIQINKVNSDNTTVFNIIDNHIDFVSKWFQILFESISNTEKILIKTALKTLYIKWNFYHQKTIKDLKRQKNWPIIDDFIKELENTQFNNELEKEIYQKPLIKLVKEFKFFFQEQISNKNIFNKPSNINLDNKFIVFNVKKLLAQQNQGSAQAQIYLLLNIINTKIYMNSINNSKNNTILFIDEAHFALKDNTPVIREFIIDTTKTIRKYNGSIVLATQNVNDISQNAAKILGNIQYSFFFNCKQLDIDSIKALYETNQTLTDQDLKFISNAKTGECLMLLTEKKHYQIKANYNNLEKDLFFKDFTIIEKYTKSLKFEITALFKKLSDSELKDELLTEYNKEIAMFESNLSLYSKNQEFLSFLVAFKENLIKVIRNI; encoded by the coding sequence ATGCTACAAGCAAAACCACTAAAAAGAAACCAATTCAAAATTTTTAGAAATATGTCTTGGTTTGATATGATTGTATTTCTGATTTTTGCTTTATCTGACTTTATAATTTGTTTCTTTGGTTTCCCACATTTAAACATTGCATATAGAGTATTAATTTCAGTAATGTTTATACCACTGATTATGTCGTTGTTTTTAACAGTTAAAGATACATCATATAAGGTTTATCAAATGCTTTGAATTTGAATTAAGTATGAATCATCTAAAAAGAAATTTAAAGATGATGAGATAAATGACTTAATGGTATTCACTGAAATAGATAATGATGGAGTTCTTGCTACAAACAAACTAAGCAAAAATAAAGAATTTTATGCTAGATTATTGAAATTGCATGGTAATTCCATTTTTAAATATGATAAATACAACCAAGAACAACTTTTAGAAGAGCTAACAAAAGGCATTAGTACTATCAAAACGCCAATTAACATCATTAAAATTAACAGTAAAAATGATTTTAAGGAAAATATATTCTATGCTGATGAAGCACTTAAAAAATTCAAAGACAAGAAATCACAAATTTATTTAAATGCTTTAAAAAGTGATTTAGAGTTGTTTGAAAACCAAAAATACCAAGTCTATTACATTTTAGTTTATGGTGAAAGTGAAACTGCATTAATTGAAAACACCCAAAATGTTAAAACTGCTTTTGAGAATGTTAATTTCTTAATTGAAGAACAAGATCAAATTCAAACATTGCTTTTTTATAGTAATTTCTATGATCTTGATAAATCACAACCAGAAATTGAATTAAAAACATTAAATGCAAGAACAGATAGAGTAAATATTAGAGAAATATTAGACATAAACTCTATTGAGTTTTCTTCAAATAACTTTAAGGTAAATGATAAATACCACTCTATGCAAGGAATAAAAGAATTTGATTATGAAGTAGATAATGGTTGACTTAATACTATTTATGATAGTGATTCAAATGTTTTTATCAGCATTAGTCCTTTATCACAAACTGTTGCAGAAAAACTTCTTGAAAGTTCCAACAGAAAAATTGGAGCACAAGCTTATGAAAGAACACAACACTTTTTAAGAGATAAGAAAAACCAGTATGAGTATGAAATTTTTAATCAATTGACTGAAAACATTGTTAAAAATCAAACAAAACCACTATTAGATGTTGGGGTTTATCTATTAAATACAGCATTAAAAGAAAATGATTTAAATGAAATTGAAAAAGTAAATGAATCAAATGCTAAAAAAGAAAACATTAAGTTGGGAAAATTTAATTTCGAACAGTTTAAATGTTGAAATCAATCACAAATTCCCCCAACAGATTTCTTAAACACCTCAATTCAAGCATTACCAGAATTAATTGCTTTTGGTTGACCTTGAAATTTAGAATTATTGAATGATCATAATAACTTTATTTTAGGAACCCAAAAGAATGATGGTTCCCCAGTATTCTTTGATCTATTCCATAGAGATGGGTACAGGAGAAATAGTAATGCAATTATTATTGGAACATCAGGTAGTGGTAAATCCACTTTCAGTATGAAACTTTTAAATTATATGCATTATGCAAAATCACAAATTATCATCATTGATCCACAAGATGAATATGTTGATTTATGTAAAAATGTTTCAGGTCAGTATATTGATATAAAAAATGACTCTAAAACAATTATTAATCCACTTGAAATCCAAATAAACAAAGTAAATAGTGATAATACCACTGTATTTAACATAATTGATAATCACATTGACTTTGTTTCAAAATGATTCCAAATTCTTTTTGAGAGCATTTCTAATACAGAGAAAATTCTAATCAAAACTGCTTTAAAAACTCTTTATATTAAATGAAATTTTTATCACCAAAAAACAATTAAAGATCTTAAAAGACAGAAAAATTGACCTATTATTGATGACTTTATTAAAGAACTGGAAAACACTCAATTCAACAATGAATTAGAGAAAGAAATTTACCAAAAACCATTAATTAAACTTGTTAAAGAGTTTAAATTCTTTTTCCAAGAACAAATTTCTAATAAAAACATCTTTAATAAACCATCAAACATCAATTTAGACAACAAGTTTATTGTATTTAATGTTAAAAAACTGCTAGCACAACAAAATCAAGGTTCAGCACAAGCACAAATTTATTTACTATTGAATATCATTAACACAAAAATTTATATGAACTCAATCAATAATTCAAAAAATAATACAATTCTTTTTATTGATGAAGCACACTTTGCTTTAAAAGATAACACACCAGTAATTAGAGAGTTTATTATTGATACAACCAAAACAATTCGTAAATATAATGGTTCTATTGTTTTAGCAACTCAAAATGTAAATGATATTTCACAAAATGCAGCAAAAATACTTGGAAATATTCAATATTCATTTTTCTTTAATTGTAAGCAACTTGATATTGATTCAATTAAAGCATTATATGAAACCAACCAAACTTTAACAGATCAAGATCTAAAATTCATTTCAAATGCTAAAACAGGTGAATGTTTAATGCTTTTAACTGAAAAGAAACACTACCAGATTAAAGCAAATTACAACAATTTAGAAAAAGACTTATTCTTTAAAGATTTCACAATTATAGAGAAATACACTAAGTCTCTTAAATTTGAAATAACAGCTTTATTTAAAAAGTTATCTGATTCAGAGTTGAAAGATGAATTATTAACAGAATACAACAAGGAAATAGCAATGTTTGAATCTAATTTATCTTTATATTCTAAAAATCAGGAATTTTTAAGTTTCCTAGTTGCATTTAAAGAAAACTTAATTAAAGTAATCAGAAACATTTAA
- a CDS encoding Mbov_0396 family ICE element transmembrane protein, whose translation MFAWLINSIGYAIFSGLWYILVFLPGWILHIIYTTLEFVALKLPIYILFGGYEINFSTGFFIRFFGIALICLFFVVGIVFYRFIQARKDVENQQLFKESIKRGTLSFLMVVGIPILMWLMMIFFVIIYQLVKNSIFNQDTSLSQYIFKVLEPKWTETSEGHKAWIQVQNTFQPLSYNEWFYIDGSGILLIIKLAIAIFAIVVVIFGLFIRVIKAIAYEFVYFLWLPVAITQGTNDAGETLKKWFAKFTESVLSIFIILICLLLYIMLLQTTFEQVPSLIDEILGDNSTALSGEWTTSILSIAIILGMTYGINGMITRLMYFFNLDQFAESSIRLRRNKNKTANNTANTKETKAEANKTISYEKNTLKRNNDLGVRAKTSARNAKNTMSKEKTAEQAINNALKPWFIKIFNKLQEGDKVK comes from the coding sequence GTGTTTGCCTGACTAATTAATTCCATTGGTTATGCGATTTTCTCAGGATTGTGATACATACTTGTATTTCTTCCTGGTTGAATTCTTCATATCATTTACACAACACTAGAATTTGTTGCTTTAAAACTACCAATTTACATTTTATTTGGTGGTTATGAAATAAACTTCTCAACTGGTTTCTTTATAAGGTTCTTTGGTATTGCACTGATATGTCTTTTCTTTGTAGTTGGTATAGTCTTTTATAGATTTATACAAGCAAGAAAAGATGTAGAAAACCAACAATTATTCAAAGAATCAATAAAGCGTGGGACATTATCATTTTTAATGGTAGTTGGAATACCAATATTAATGTGATTAATGATGATCTTTTTTGTAATTATTTATCAGTTAGTTAAAAATTCAATCTTTAACCAAGATACATCTCTATCACAATACATATTTAAAGTATTAGAACCAAAATGAACTGAAACATCAGAAGGACACAAAGCATGAATTCAAGTGCAAAATACATTTCAACCTTTAAGTTATAATGAATGATTTTACATAGATGGTAGTGGTATTTTACTTATCATCAAACTTGCAATTGCAATTTTTGCAATTGTAGTTGTGATCTTTGGACTTTTTATACGTGTTATCAAAGCAATTGCTTATGAATTTGTTTATTTCTTATGATTACCAGTTGCTATAACACAAGGGACTAATGATGCAGGAGAAACATTAAAGAAATGATTTGCTAAATTCACAGAGAGTGTATTAAGTATTTTCATTATATTAATTTGTCTTCTCTTATACATTATGTTGCTTCAAACTACTTTTGAACAAGTACCATCATTGATTGATGAGATTTTAGGTGATAATTCAACAGCACTTTCTGGTGAATGAACTACATCAATTTTATCAATTGCAATCATCTTAGGTATGACTTATGGAATTAATGGTATGATAACCAGATTAATGTATTTCTTTAATCTAGATCAGTTTGCTGAATCATCAATCAGACTAAGACGCAACAAGAACAAAACAGCAAATAACACAGCAAATACAAAAGAAACCAAAGCTGAAGCTAACAAAACAATTAGCTATGAAAAAAACACATTAAAAAGAAATAATGATTTAGGTGTAAGAGCAAAAACAAGTGCTAGAAATGCTAAAAACACTATGAGTAAGGAAAAAACAGCAGAACAAGCAATTAACAATGCTCTTAAACCTTGATTTATTAAGATATTTAACAAGTTGCAAGAAGGAGATAAGGTGAAATAG